The following is a genomic window from Cryomorphaceae bacterium 1068.
ATCAGGATTTACTGTGTACATAGATCAGGGCGTTTTAAAAGCCGAATACAATGCTATGACCTTGAATCGCTACAAGATTCGTTCTAAATCAGCCATTCCAACCGGTAAGGTAAAAATAGAAGTAGAAACCAAGTATGATTCTGAGGAACGAATGGCTCCTGCCACCATTACTTTAAAAGTCAATGGTAAAGAAGTTGGGCAAGGGCGAATAGAACGATCTGTACCAAGTATTCACACCGCATCTGAAACCTTTGATGTTGGCGCGGATTTGGGATCACCTGTAGCGCTGGATTACTTTGATAGAGCACCATTTAGGTTTAACGGTAAGATCGAGAAGATAAATATTAAATATATTGATTAGGGCCGCAACTGTCGCAGCTTTGGCGGTTTTAGAAGAATAATTAAACTATCATAAGATGAAAAGAAGTATTAGTGCAATACTGTTAGTCGTGATTTTTGCAGGATGTCAGCAAGAGGCAGCAGTTGAAGAAAAAACGAGCGTTCAAACGTACAAGATGACCACCGAAATACCCATTGGTATTTTGACTCCTGATAAGGTAGAAACAAGTATTGGTACATTGGAGTATTTCGATGGCGTTCCTTCAAAAGAAACATCGAAAAATGTATACGACTATTTGGACCGAATGCGCGGTGTGGATGCCTTTATGAAAGGCATTCCCGGTGCTTCGGTGAGAGGTTTAATACTTGGGTTAGAAGAAGTAGGAGTAGATGATTACAACAAAGTAGGCATCACAAAAACTTTGTTAGATTCAAAATCGCTTCTCCTAACGGCAAACACCTCTACCATCTATGTGACTCCTTATATAAATGTTGGGAAAAGCGGCCCCATAGTTATGGAAACTCCTCCGGGCATGTTGGGTGCTTTTAACGATGCATGGTTTCGGTATATAGCCGATATCGGACCTTTTGGAGAAGACAAAGGTAAAGGCGGCAACTATTTGATACTACCCCCGGGGTATGAGGGTGAAGTTCCGGAAGGTTACTTTGTCATTCAGTCCCCGACCAACAGAGTCTTTGTTTTCACAAGAACATCCATTGCAAATGGCATAGAAAAAGCCGTAAAGATGATTGGTGAAAACCTAAAAATATATCCATTGGCTGAAAAAGACAATGCTAAAAAAATGGAGTTGGTAGACATTTCTGGTGTAGACTTCAATACGGTACACACCAACGACTTTTCATTCTATGAGCATTTAGCAGAATGGATTAATGAGGAGCATGTTGATATGCTGGATAATCAAACAAAAGGCCTCTTTGCCTCCCTCGGTATTGAAAAAGGAAAGCCTTTTGCACCTGATGTACGAATGAAAAAGATCCTTACTGAAGCTGTTGCCATAGGAAATGCTGCAGCCCGCTCCATTACCTACTATCCACGTACCGATATGAATTTGGAGGGTGTTGAAATTTATCCCGATTCAGAAAGTTCCTGGATCATGGCTTTTGCCAACAAGAACGTGTTCTTCACTACTGAAACCGGAGGCTATAATACCGATGCATTGGATATGTTCCACTATAACTATACGGCCGTTACTCCGGCTATGGCTGTTACTATGGAAGGAGCAGGATCTGATTACGCCATTGCATTTCTGGAAAGAGATAAAAATCCCTTCGATGGCGCAAAAGAATACAAATTGCATATCCCGGCCAATGTACCGGTTAATGATTTTTGGGCGGTAACGATATATGATACTCAAACCCGTTCATTGCTGCAAACCGATCAGCAATTTCCAACAGTGGGTAGTCTAACGGAAGGATTTAAACAAAATGAAGATGGTTCTTTCGATGTCTTCTTCTCACCAAACCCTAGACCAGGTCAGGAAAATAATTGGTTACAAACCATTCCGGGAAAAAGTTTTATAGTCATCCTTCGTGTATATGGCCCCTTAAAGCCATGGATTGAAAAAACATGGAGACCAGGTGAAGTTGAATTGGTGAAATAGAAAAAGTGAAAAGCCATTCATTAATTGCAGATAATGGATCATTCGAGCACAGATACTATTGCCTTCTAAAACGGTTTTTTGGGGTAGGAAAATAGTTGTGTTGTGAACTTTAAGTCATTTGTATGGATTGTTCTTTTTAGCATAGGTTTAAAGCCAACAGTCAATGCTCAAGACACTCTAGGCGGCATCGTTACTGATCAAATCTGGTTGGATTATAAAGTATCCTACCCGCTTTCAAAAAAGGTGAATTTTCACGGTGACTTTGGGGCAAGAACCATTTTTCCGAATGAGTGGTACAGATATGTTATCAGACCTTCCATTAGCTATAAACTACCTAAACGGTTTCTTCCGAATTTGTACCACAATTCACAATTAACAGGTGGTGTGGGTTTTTTCTATACACACAATTTATCAGAATCTAATCGTTTGAAGATTCGGCCTTTCCAAGGGATTAAGGTAACATGGCCTGATCGTCCGAAAATCAATATTTGGCATTATGTAAGGCTGGAAGAGCGTTTTGATATAGAAACAACAAATTGGAAAAACACGTTTGGACTTAGACTTCGCTACCAGGCAGAAATGGTACTCTTTTTAAAAGGCGAATGGCTTAGTTTTAACGACGGTGTTTACATTCCTGTTGGTCTTGAACTTTTCTGGAATCTTATAGGAGTGAAACAGTTTAATGATGCTGTTAGAATTACTCCGGGTATTGGCAAGGAATTTTCTCCATCATGGAAAGGTGAATTTGGTCTTGGGTATTTTTATACTCGAAATACTGTTGAAGACGTATTTGGTACAAATGATATTGTTTTTAGATTAAGAGTTTTTCATACCTTTTTGAAACTGTAATTTTATTTTACAATGCCCCCTGAAATGGTTCTTTCGATAT
Proteins encoded in this region:
- a CDS encoding DUF1254 domain-containing protein, giving the protein MKRSISAILLVVIFAGCQQEAAVEEKTSVQTYKMTTEIPIGILTPDKVETSIGTLEYFDGVPSKETSKNVYDYLDRMRGVDAFMKGIPGASVRGLILGLEEVGVDDYNKVGITKTLLDSKSLLLTANTSTIYVTPYINVGKSGPIVMETPPGMLGAFNDAWFRYIADIGPFGEDKGKGGNYLILPPGYEGEVPEGYFVIQSPTNRVFVFTRTSIANGIEKAVKMIGENLKIYPLAEKDNAKKMELVDISGVDFNTVHTNDFSFYEHLAEWINEEHVDMLDNQTKGLFASLGIEKGKPFAPDVRMKKILTEAVAIGNAAARSITYYPRTDMNLEGVEIYPDSESSWIMAFANKNVFFTTETGGYNTDALDMFHYNYTAVTPAMAVTMEGAGSDYAIAFLERDKNPFDGAKEYKLHIPANVPVNDFWAVTIYDTQTRSLLQTDQQFPTVGSLTEGFKQNEDGSFDVFFSPNPRPGQENNWLQTIPGKSFIVILRVYGPLKPWIEKTWRPGEVELVK
- a CDS encoding DUF2490 domain-containing protein, which translates into the protein MNFKSFVWIVLFSIGLKPTVNAQDTLGGIVTDQIWLDYKVSYPLSKKVNFHGDFGARTIFPNEWYRYVIRPSISYKLPKRFLPNLYHNSQLTGGVGFFYTHNLSESNRLKIRPFQGIKVTWPDRPKINIWHYVRLEERFDIETTNWKNTFGLRLRYQAEMVLFLKGEWLSFNDGVYIPVGLELFWNLIGVKQFNDAVRITPGIGKEFSPSWKGEFGLGYFYTRNTVEDVFGTNDIVFRLRVFHTFLKL